Genomic segment of Rhodococcus sp. W8901:
GGCATCGAGGTGCTGCTCGTGTCCGACCTGCTCACCGAGACCCTCACGACCAGCGGCGCCGCCCGGATGCAGGGCATCTCGGCTGCTGTCGACCCCCGCAAACTCGGGCACGTCCTGGCGCAGGACCTGGCGGCGCACCTGCGCGGCGTCCCGGCCGCCGAGCTGTCGACGATCCTCACGTCCGGGATGACGTTCGACGAGTTGCCGATCGGGACCGGTGCGGCCACCCCGTCGCTCGTGCGGCTGATGCACCACGGCGCGGACTTCGTGATCGACCCGTTGCCGAACCTGCTGTTCACGCGGGATTCGTCGTTCTGGATCGGCGGCCGGGTCGCGATCACATCGCTCGCACTGCCGGCGCGGGTGCGTGAGGCGTCACTGACCGACCTGATCTACGCGCACCATCCGCGGTTTCGTGGGGTGCGGCGGGCCTACGAGTCCCACACCGCCCCCGTCGAGGGCGGCGACGTCCTGCTGCTCGCGCCGGGGGTCATCGCGGTCGGGGTGGGGGAGCGGACCACCCCGGCAGGTGCGGAGGCGTTGGCGCGCAGCGTGTTCGAGGACGAGCTGGCGCACACCGTCCTGGCTGTACCGATCGAGCAGCGGCGCGCGTCGATGCACCTCGACACCGTACTGACGATGGTCGACTCGGATGCCGTCGTGATGTATCCCGCGGTGCGGGACACCTTGTCGGCGTTCACTATTCGACGTGAGGACGGCGTCGTCGGGATCGGGGGACCGGAACCGTTCCTGGACGCCGCGGCGGCCGCGATGGGGATCGGCAAGCTACGGGTGATCGACACCGGGTTGGATCATGTGACCGCAGAACGTGAGCAGTGGGACGACGGCAACAACACCCTCGCGCTGGCCCCCGGCGTCGTGGTTGCCTACGAGCGCAACGTCGAGACGAACGCGCGGATGGAGGCGGCAGGCATCGAGGTGTTGCGCATCTCCGGGTCCGAGCTGGGGTCGGGTCGGGGCGGACCGCGCTGCATGTCGTGTCCGCTCGCGCGCGGTCCGCTGGACTGACCGGGAACTAGAGGATCTCGCGCACCTTCTCGTACGGCCGCGCCAGGACGGTGCCGCGGTCGGTGACGACGATCGGCCGCTCGATGAGGATCGGGTTGTCGACCATCGCGTCGAGCAGTTCGTCCTCGGACGCCTCGGCCAGCCCCAGTTCCTTGTACAGCGCCTCCTTCTTGCGGATCGCCTCGCTCGGGCGCAGGCCCGCGTCGTCGAGCAGCTTGCGCAGGCCGTCGCGGGACGGCGGCGTCTCGAGGTACTTGACGACGGTCGGCTCGATGCCGGCCTCCTCGATGAGCTTCAACGTGTTCCGCGACGTGCTGCAGCGGGGATTGTGATAAATCGTTGCGGTCTTCGCCATGAGAGCCATTCTGCACGGGGACAATGGCAGGGAACGCGTATGCATGTCGAATCCGAGTCGAATCGAATGCGAGGAGTCCGCAATGACAGGTCGACGCATCGTCATCGCCGGAGGGCACGGCAAGATCTCCCGGCACCTGACCAAACTGCTCACCGCATCGGGAGACCGCGCGGTGGCGCTGATCCGAAATCCCGACCACGAGGGGCCGGTGCGCGCGCTGGGCGCCCTGCCGGAGATCGTCGATCTGGAACAGGCGACGGCCGACCAGGTCGCCGAGTTGCTGCACGACGCCGATGCGGTCGTGTTCGCCGCGGGCGCGGGTCCGGGCAGCGGTGTCGCACGAAAGGACACCGTCGACCGCGGTGCGGCGGTTCTCCTGGCCGACGCCGCCGAACTGGCCGGTGTCAGACGGTTCGTCCAGATCAGCTCGTTCGGTGCGGGCGAGCCCGTGCCTCCGGGTACGGACGAGGTCTTCGCTGCGTATCTGGCGGCGAAGACGGCCGCCGAGGACGACCTCCGGCGGCGGGAGGGGCTGGACTGGACGATCCTGCGACCCGGCGGGCTCACCGACGACGACCCGACCGGGGAGGTGACGCTCACCGACCCGCCGCTCGAACGCGGCACCGTTCCGCGCGCCGATGTCGCGGCGGTGATCGCGGCGTTGCTGGAGCCCGGTGCGGACGGCCGCGCACCTCGGGCGGTCGGCCGCACGTTGATGCTGACGAATGGCTCGA
This window contains:
- the arsC gene encoding arsenate reductase (glutaredoxin) (This arsenate reductase requires both glutathione and glutaredoxin to convert arsenate to arsenite, after which the efflux transporter formed by ArsA and ArsB can extrude the arsenite from the cell, providing resistance.), which translates into the protein MAKTATIYHNPRCSTSRNTLKLIEEAGIEPTVVKYLETPPSRDGLRKLLDDAGLRPSEAIRKKEALYKELGLAEASEDELLDAMVDNPILIERPIVVTDRGTVLARPYEKVREIL
- a CDS encoding arginine deiminase, producing MSVREPSELGVDTEVGALRSVLLHRPGDELRRLTPRNNDQLLFDGLPWVDRAQDEHDAFADVLRGRGIEVLLVSDLLTETLTTSGAARMQGISAAVDPRKLGHVLAQDLAAHLRGVPAAELSTILTSGMTFDELPIGTGAATPSLVRLMHHGADFVIDPLPNLLFTRDSSFWIGGRVAITSLALPARVREASLTDLIYAHHPRFRGVRRAYESHTAPVEGGDVLLLAPGVIAVGVGERTTPAGAEALARSVFEDELAHTVLAVPIEQRRASMHLDTVLTMVDSDAVVMYPAVRDTLSAFTIRREDGVVGIGGPEPFLDAAAAAMGIGKLRVIDTGLDHVTAEREQWDDGNNTLALAPGVVVAYERNVETNARMEAAGIEVLRISGSELGSGRGGPRCMSCPLARGPLD
- a CDS encoding NAD(P)-binding oxidoreductase, with product MTGRRIVIAGGHGKISRHLTKLLTASGDRAVALIRNPDHEGPVRALGALPEIVDLEQATADQVAELLHDADAVVFAAGAGPGSGVARKDTVDRGAAVLLADAAELAGVRRFVQISSFGAGEPVPPGTDEVFAAYLAAKTAAEDDLRRREGLDWTILRPGGLTDDDPTGEVTLTDPPLERGTVPRADVAAVIAALLEPGADGRAPRAVGRTLMLTNGSIPIRDAVAALP